Proteins encoded within one genomic window of Rhododendron vialii isolate Sample 1 chromosome 1a, ASM3025357v1:
- the LOC131333286 gene encoding O-fucosyltransferase 13-like isoform X2 produces the protein MRRDFCDGVGIARLLNATLVLPKFEVAAYWNESSGFADVFDVDYLIQQMNGFVKVVEELPAEIASKEPVQVDCSKRKGQFDYAESVLPSLLKHHYISLTPAMSQRRDRYPLHAKAALCQTCYNALRLTKALENKGSKLLQAIPKPFLSLHLRFEPDMVAYSQCEYSGLSSSSMEAIEASRGDRKPWTGESARVWRNCGKCPLTPKETAFILQSLSIPTNTNIYLAAGDGLMELEGLTSVYTNISTKATFLSGEEFASMHGNTKAALDYYVSINSDSYIATYFGNMDKMVAAMRAFKGLFKTLLLTRRAFAGFTSQGLQGNELREALWKVHRDDFVLGRGSALPDCFCEFKL, from the exons TGGTTTTGCAGATGTATTTGATGTGGATTACTTAATACAACAGATGAATGGCTTTGTTAAAGTTGTCGAAGAATTGCCAGCAGAGATTGCATCGAAAGAACCAGTCCAAGTGGATTGCAGCAAACGTAAAGGCCAATTTGATTATGCGGAAAGTGTCCTCCCTTCTCTACTGAAGCATCATTATATTTCACTCACCCCAGCAATGAGCCAAAGGAGAGATAG ATATCCTCTACATGCAAAGGCTGCTCTTTGTCAAACTTGTTACAATGCGTTACGCCTTACCAAAGCCTTGGAAAATAAAGGCTCCAAACTCCTTCAAGCCATACCAAAACCCTTTCTCTCACTTCACCTTCGTTTTGAACCTGACATGGTGGCCTACAGTCAATGCGAGTATTCTGgcctttcttcttcctccatggAAGCCATAGAAGCTTCACGGGGAGATCGAAAACCCTGGACAGGAGAATCCGCCCGTGTTTGGCGTAACTGTGGAAAATGCCCCCTCACTCCTAAAGAGACTGCTTTCATCCTTCAATCTCTGTCCATCCCAACAAACACAAATATTTATTTGGCAGCTGGTGATGGCCTTATGGAGCTGGAAGGGTTAACTTCTGTCTACACAAACATTTCCACAAAAGCTACCTTTCTTAGTGGCGAGGAATTTGCAAGCATGCATGGGAACACAAAAGCTGCACTGGATTACTATGTATCTATCAATAGCGATTCGTATATTGCTACGTACTTTGGGAACATGGATAAAATGGTTGCGGCAATGCGGGCTTTTAAGGGGTTGTTTAAGACACTTTTGTTGACCAGGAGGGCTTTTGCAGGATTCACGTCTCAGGGTTTGCAAGGGAACGAGTTGAGAGAAGCCCTTTGGAAGGTGCATAGAGATGATTTTGTGCTGGGTAGAGGGTCTGCTTTGCCAGATTGCTTTTGTGAGTTCAAATTGTGA